The Leptolyngbya sp. 'hensonii' genome includes a region encoding these proteins:
- a CDS encoding alkaline phosphatase codes for MAVTTLPSPDFSGFSKALLRDAYFLLPQTGASATDSASAGTAIATGYKTDDGNIAWLPGDPANGKLTTIAEQLRAEKGFSIGVVSTVPFNHATPAAFVSHNVNRNNYKAIAEEMLWTVKPDVVIGGGYGSSYVNGLNFSTLPSDYTFVQRQAGVDGGASLYQAATSVDVNTGEKLFGLFGEAGGNFDYHGVADTPGTPTVTRGSIENPTLADSVNSALTVLSKDPDGFFVMFEQGDIDWSNHANDFENMIGGVWDLDQAVRAAEAYVDRAGDGMTWKNTLMIVTADHSNSYMKNQEVLGAGDLPTQVAAGSSSAYGSGWNYPDGDVTYRSGGHTNELVTLSARGAGADLFQNYAGDWYPGTQIVDNTQIYSVMKQAADAGVKHIMLFIGDGMNIAHETAGSRYLYGNDRGLAWQDWGKSCDGWAGYATTWDTTAYNKYASTNGLPLYDPNTFNPLIGYHPLAGGAFASQKEGDIVQGNGILSGTGKSELFLAGNGADLIEAAGGKDIVSAGSGNDVVDAGFGDDLLFGGSGNDTLNGEAGNDQLFGEAGNDFLVGGSGHDVLVGGDGDDLLNGGQGSDTLGGGNGMDTFVLARRMGMDTVLDFIEGTDKLGLSGGLTFQHLAIVQGIGNHAGDTLIGVARTGELLATLTGIQAGSITSADFVQVV; via the coding sequence ATGGCAGTTACGACCTTGCCTTCACCTGATTTTTCCGGTTTTTCTAAAGCGTTACTCCGAGACGCCTACTTTTTGTTGCCTCAGACTGGTGCCAGCGCTACAGATTCCGCCTCGGCAGGAACCGCGATCGCCACGGGTTACAAAACTGACGATGGCAACATCGCCTGGTTACCTGGCGATCCAGCCAATGGGAAATTGACGACCATCGCAGAGCAACTGCGGGCTGAAAAAGGATTTTCGATCGGTGTGGTCAGTACTGTTCCTTTTAACCATGCCACACCTGCCGCCTTTGTCAGCCATAATGTCAACCGCAACAATTACAAAGCCATTGCGGAGGAAATGCTCTGGACCGTCAAGCCAGATGTGGTGATTGGAGGGGGCTACGGTTCAAGCTATGTCAACGGTCTGAATTTCAGTACCCTTCCCTCAGATTACACTTTTGTCCAGCGGCAGGCTGGGGTAGATGGAGGTGCATCCCTGTATCAAGCAGCCACCTCCGTGGATGTGAACACCGGCGAGAAACTGTTCGGCCTCTTTGGTGAAGCAGGGGGAAACTTTGACTACCATGGGGTTGCGGACACCCCTGGCACCCCCACAGTCACTCGCGGCAGCATTGAAAACCCCACCCTGGCCGATTCCGTCAATTCTGCCCTGACGGTTCTGAGCAAAGATCCAGACGGGTTTTTTGTCATGTTTGAACAGGGTGACATCGACTGGTCCAACCACGCCAATGACTTTGAGAACATGATTGGGGGTGTCTGGGATCTGGATCAGGCGGTGCGAGCAGCGGAAGCCTATGTCGATCGGGCTGGAGACGGCATGACCTGGAAGAACACCCTGATGATTGTGACTGCCGACCACTCCAACAGCTATATGAAAAACCAGGAAGTTCTGGGGGCAGGCGATCTGCCAACCCAGGTAGCTGCTGGCAGTAGCAGTGCCTATGGTAGTGGTTGGAACTATCCCGATGGGGATGTCACCTATCGTTCTGGGGGCCACACCAATGAGCTGGTTACTCTGTCAGCTCGCGGTGCAGGTGCGGACCTGTTCCAAAACTATGCTGGGGATTGGTATCCCGGTACGCAGATCGTAGATAACACCCAGATCTACAGCGTCATGAAGCAGGCCGCTGACGCTGGTGTAAAACACATCATGTTGTTCATTGGGGATGGGATGAACATTGCCCATGAAACGGCAGGCAGCCGTTACCTGTACGGTAACGATCGGGGACTGGCCTGGCAGGACTGGGGCAAGTCTTGTGATGGCTGGGCAGGCTATGCCACCACCTGGGACACAACAGCTTACAACAAGTATGCCAGTACAAATGGGTTGCCCCTTTATGATCCCAATACCTTTAACCCGTTGATTGGCTATCATCCCCTGGCAGGCGGCGCTTTCGCCAGTCAAAAAGAAGGGGATATCGTGCAGGGGAATGGTATCCTGAGCGGCACTGGTAAATCTGAACTGTTCCTGGCAGGCAATGGGGCTGATTTGATCGAAGCGGCAGGTGGTAAGGACATTGTCTCTGCTGGTTCAGGGAATGATGTGGTGGATGCAGGCTTTGGAGACGACCTCCTGTTTGGCGGTTCAGGGAACGATACCCTGAATGGCGAAGCAGGCAATGACCAGTTGTTCGGCGAAGCGGGGAACGACTTCCTCGTCGGAGGCAGTGGTCATGATGTCCTGGTTGGTGGAGACGGCGATGACCTGCTGAATGGGGGACAGGGCTCCGATACCCTGGGCGGTGGTAATGGGATGGACACCTTTGTCCTGGCTCGCCGCATGGGGATGGACACCGTCCTTGACTTTATAGAGGGTACGGACAAGCTGGGGCTGTCTGGTGGTCTGACCTTCCAGCATCTGGCGATCGTGCAGGGAATTGGTAACCATGCTGGCGATACGCTGATCGGTGTGGCTCGCACAGGTGAATTGCTGGCAACCCTGACAGGGATCCAGGCCGGGTCCATTACCAGTGCGGACTTTGTTCAGGTAGTCTGA
- a CDS encoding ureidoglycolate lyase: MSETVPSHRCLRAQAITTDAFQPYGQVIWASQDGSPYSSADAQLNLQQGIPRFYIMRLQQRGRRFHQITRHQRCTQCLGSLEGKDWYLGVAPPSQTDHPDVAAIVAFRIPGTCFIKLEVGTWHAGPYFDQEFVDFYNLELSDTNITDHDTCNLLTHFGVTFEIEM; this comes from the coding sequence ATGTCTGAGACTGTTCCGTCCCACCGCTGTCTAAGGGCACAGGCCATTACCACCGACGCCTTTCAACCCTACGGGCAGGTGATCTGGGCCAGTCAAGATGGTAGTCCCTATAGTTCTGCAGATGCCCAACTGAACTTGCAGCAGGGGATTCCCCGTTTTTATATCATGCGATTGCAACAGCGAGGTCGTCGCTTCCATCAGATCACCCGGCATCAGCGCTGTACCCAATGTCTGGGCTCCCTGGAGGGGAAAGACTGGTATCTGGGGGTTGCGCCCCCATCCCAGACGGATCATCCCGATGTGGCCGCGATCGTGGCGTTTCGCATTCCTGGTACCTGCTTCATCAAGCTGGAGGTTGGCACCTGGCATGCAGGCCCCTATTTTGATCAGGAGTTTGTGGATTTCTACAACCTGGAATTGAGCGATACCAACATCACCGATCATGATACTTGTAATTTGCTGACCCACTTTGGGGTGACATTCGAGATCGAGATGTAA
- a CDS encoding FkbM family methyltransferase has product MSLIVQTLQAHQRLEKTQFTVAIIGSRKLSATEGNQWETLAPNLTLYGFDADAAACDAANALIEEQSISWTEKHYPLALSGQIETTTIHVTKAVHCSSLYAPNQAYLSRFHGIGQGLELDFKADIQTTTLDHFCQSEQIQTIDFLQVDVQGADFDVLQGALNLLQKSILGIQIEVEFSLLYHNQSLFSDIDPWLRNLGFTLFDLLTDDLWCYRPRACSPIQSATRRGQLLWADACYLRDPIGENSHPVSQNPEHILKLSCIADILGYPDYALELLEYLTVNHGKDLRFNFAHEMIAILSQFPTLVEQGLDHLPIVQSIRPFLTP; this is encoded by the coding sequence ATGTCCCTGATTGTCCAAACTTTACAAGCCCATCAGCGCCTGGAAAAAACGCAATTCACTGTTGCTATTATCGGTTCTCGAAAGCTATCGGCTACGGAAGGGAATCAGTGGGAAACGCTGGCTCCCAATTTAACCCTTTATGGGTTTGATGCTGATGCAGCAGCCTGTGATGCAGCCAATGCCTTAATAGAGGAACAATCGATTTCTTGGACAGAAAAACATTACCCCCTAGCCTTATCCGGTCAGATCGAAACAACCACCATTCACGTCACTAAAGCCGTCCACTGTAGTTCTCTATATGCGCCTAATCAGGCCTACCTGAGCCGTTTTCATGGGATAGGTCAGGGCCTGGAGTTAGACTTCAAAGCGGACATTCAAACGACAACCCTCGATCATTTTTGCCAATCTGAACAGATCCAAACCATTGACTTCCTCCAGGTTGATGTCCAAGGAGCTGACTTTGATGTGCTTCAAGGCGCACTCAACCTTCTGCAAAAAAGTATTTTAGGGATTCAAATAGAAGTAGAGTTTTCACTGCTCTATCACAACCAATCACTATTTTCAGATATCGACCCCTGGCTGAGAAATCTGGGTTTTACCCTGTTTGACTTACTCACGGATGATCTTTGGTGCTATCGTCCGAGGGCTTGCTCCCCCATCCAATCTGCCACTCGCCGGGGACAATTACTTTGGGCTGATGCCTGCTACCTGCGAGATCCAATTGGAGAAAACTCCCATCCCGTCAGCCAAAACCCGGAGCACATCCTGAAACTGTCCTGTATTGCCGATATTCTCGGCTATCCCGACTATGCGCTGGAATTGCTGGAATATCTGACGGTTAATCATGGCAAAGACCTGCGGTTCAATTTTGCCCATGAAATGATTGCCATCCTCTCGCAATTTCCGACCCTGGTGGAACAGGGATTGGACCACCTGCCGATCGTGCAAAGCATTCGTCCCTTTTTGACCCCATAA